The Ensifer adhaerens genome contains a region encoding:
- a CDS encoding cysteine synthase A: MAIFPSVLEAIGNTPLIRLKSVSDATGCTILGKAEFLNPGQSVKDRAALWIIRHAERTGQLRPGGVIVEGTAGNTGIGLALVGQALGYRTVIVIPETQSQEKKDALRLLGAELVEVPAVPYKNPNNYVKISGRLAEQLAKTEPNGAIWANQFDNVANRDAHVESTAPEIWRDTDGKVDGFICAVGSGGTLAGVAQGLRAKNPSVKIGLADPQGAALYNFYANGELKSEGSSITEGIGQGRITANLEGFTPDFSYQIPDSEAVPYVFDLIEREGICVGGSTGINIAGAVRLAKDLGPGHTIVTILCDYGNRYQSKLFNPDFLASKGLPVPTWLKTASNIAVPYESVG, translated from the coding sequence ATGGCCATTTTCCCGTCCGTGCTCGAAGCAATCGGAAACACGCCTCTGATCCGGCTGAAATCCGTATCCGACGCGACAGGCTGCACGATCCTCGGCAAGGCCGAGTTTCTGAACCCCGGACAATCGGTGAAGGACCGCGCGGCGCTCTGGATCATTCGCCATGCGGAGCGCACCGGCCAGTTGCGGCCGGGCGGTGTCATCGTCGAAGGCACGGCCGGCAATACCGGCATCGGCCTGGCGCTGGTCGGCCAGGCGCTCGGCTACCGCACCGTCATCGTCATTCCGGAAACCCAGAGCCAGGAAAAGAAGGACGCCCTGCGGCTGCTCGGCGCCGAGCTGGTCGAAGTGCCGGCCGTTCCCTACAAGAACCCCAACAACTACGTGAAGATCTCCGGCCGCCTCGCCGAGCAACTGGCCAAGACCGAGCCAAACGGGGCGATCTGGGCCAACCAGTTCGACAACGTCGCCAACCGTGACGCCCATGTGGAGTCCACGGCGCCCGAGATCTGGCGCGACACGGACGGCAAGGTCGACGGCTTCATCTGCGCTGTCGGCTCCGGCGGCACGCTGGCCGGCGTCGCCCAGGGCCTCAGAGCGAAAAACCCCTCGGTCAAGATCGGCCTGGCGGACCCGCAAGGGGCGGCCCTCTACAATTTCTACGCCAATGGCGAACTGAAATCCGAAGGAAGCTCGATCACCGAGGGCATCGGCCAGGGCCGAATCACCGCCAATCTGGAAGGCTTCACTCCCGACTTCTCGTACCAGATTCCCGATTCGGAAGCCGTGCCTTACGTCTTCGACCTGATCGAGCGGGAAGGCATTTGCGTGGGTGGCTCGACGGGCATCAACATCGCCGGGGCCGTGCGGCTCGCCAAGGACCTCGGGCCGGGACATACGATCGTGACGATCCTGTGCGACTATGGTAACCGCTATCAGTCGAAGCTCTTCAACCCGGACTTCCTCGCCTCCAAGGGGCTGCCGGTGCCGACGTGGTTGAAGACGGCTTCCAACATTGCAGTGCCATACGAATCAGTTGGATAG
- a CDS encoding SDR family NAD(P)-dependent oxidoreductase, which yields MMSIQSTKSEQKLAWVTGASSGTGRALALALVREGYSVVVTARNHDRLVDLQHEAASEGRITVLDGDVTDPADMERVMAAIEYDHGHLSLVVLNAGVALPVRGDELHREAFEKSFAVNLNGVVNCLLPAVDHMKTQGYGHIAIVSSVAGYGGLPTSAAYGATKAALINMAESLKFDLDRLGVRLQIISPGFVDTPGTARIRFLRPAPVNSEEAARRIVAGLKSRRFEIAFPRRFAYAVKLMDLLPYSLYFRLLNWLTRGKAEAMEGQKRAGPGGRPRQAV from the coding sequence GTGATGAGTATTCAATCTACGAAATCGGAACAGAAACTGGCTTGGGTGACGGGCGCAAGCTCGGGAACCGGGCGGGCACTGGCGCTCGCGCTGGTGCGGGAAGGCTATTCCGTCGTCGTGACGGCGAGAAACCACGACAGGCTCGTGGACCTGCAGCATGAAGCAGCAAGCGAAGGGCGGATCACCGTGCTCGACGGCGATGTCACTGACCCTGCCGACATGGAGCGGGTGATGGCGGCGATCGAATATGATCACGGGCACCTTTCGCTCGTGGTGCTGAACGCCGGGGTCGCGCTGCCGGTGCGCGGAGACGAGCTTCACCGCGAGGCCTTCGAGAAGAGCTTTGCCGTCAACCTCAACGGCGTCGTCAACTGTCTCTTGCCGGCGGTGGACCACATGAAGACGCAGGGGTACGGACACATCGCCATCGTCTCGTCGGTGGCCGGCTACGGCGGACTGCCGACCAGTGCCGCCTATGGCGCCACCAAGGCCGCGCTGATCAATATGGCGGAAAGCCTGAAGTTCGATCTCGACCGGCTCGGCGTCCGGCTGCAGATCATCAGCCCCGGCTTCGTCGATACGCCCGGGACCGCGCGCATTCGCTTTCTGCGACCGGCGCCGGTGAACAGTGAAGAGGCGGCAAGGCGCATCGTTGCCGGCCTGAAGTCGCGAAGGTTCGAAATTGCCTTCCCACGCCGGTTTGCCTACGCGGTGAAGCTCATGGACCTGCTGCCCTACAGCCTCTATTTCCGCCTGCTGAACTGGCTGACCCGCGGCAAGGCGGAGGCCATGGAAGGACAGAAGCGCGCCGGACCCGGCGGCCGCCCGCGTCAGGCGGTGTGA
- a CDS encoding SMR family transporter: MSAPSIYFVLAVVAGILDIAANLASTKSEGFARRGWGILSILLVLAAFAFLAEAIKGMELAIAYAVLGATGIFGTAICGRFLFGQKLKPIGWVGLALIFGAVLVLHTA, translated from the coding sequence ATGAGCGCGCCTAGCATCTACTTCGTTCTCGCGGTCGTGGCCGGCATCCTCGATATTGCGGCCAACCTCGCCTCGACGAAATCGGAAGGGTTCGCCCGCCGCGGCTGGGGCATCCTTTCGATTCTGCTAGTGCTCGCCGCCTTTGCCTTCCTAGCGGAAGCCATCAAGGGCATGGAGCTCGCCATCGCCTATGCGGTGCTTGGCGCAACCGGGATCTTCGGGACGGCCATCTGCGGCCGCTTCCTGTTCGGTCAGAAGCTGAAGCCGATCGGCTGGGTCGGACTGGCGCTCATCTTCGGCGCGGTGCTAGTGCTTCACACCGCCTGA
- a CDS encoding SMR family transporter, translating to MRLAWFFLALAIATEVVGLTVMKAASESGSYLGHIVMYVSIALSYVFLAKAVKTISVGVAYAIWEGSGVAIITLVSVFVFGHVLTGREMLGLSMAIVGILLVNAGEYHDEDEAAREGATDERA from the coding sequence ATGCGTCTTGCATGGTTTTTCCTCGCGCTCGCCATCGCGACCGAAGTGGTGGGCCTGACGGTGATGAAGGCCGCTTCCGAAAGCGGCTCCTATCTCGGCCACATCGTCATGTATGTCTCGATCGCACTCTCCTACGTCTTCCTGGCAAAGGCGGTGAAGACGATATCGGTCGGCGTCGCCTATGCGATCTGGGAAGGTTCGGGCGTCGCCATCATCACCCTGGTTTCGGTTTTCGTCTTCGGCCATGTGCTGACCGGACGCGAAATGCTCGGGCTTTCGATGGCGATCGTCGGCATCCTGCTCGTCAATGCCGGCGAGTATCATGACGAGGACGAGGCAGCGCGTGAAGGAGCCACCGATGAGCGCGCCTAG